GCTGCGCACCACGCTCGACGAGACACAGCAGCTGAACGAGGAGCTGCAGACCCAGCAGGAAGAATTGCGCACCGCCAACGAGGAGCTGGAAGAGCAATCACGCGCACTGCGCGAAACGCAGTCGCGGCTGGAGAACCAGCAGGCCGAACTTGAGCGCAACAACGAGCAACTCGCCGAGCAGTCGGAGCGGCTGCAGCAGCAGAAGGACTTCCTCAACGAGCGCAACGTGGCGCTGCGCGACACCCAGCGCCAGCTGGAGGATCGCGCCGGCGAGCTGCAGCGTGCCAGCCAGTACAAGAGCGAATTCCTCGCCAACATGTCGCACGAGCTGCGCACACCGCTCAACAGCGCGCTGATCTTCGCCAAGCTGCTGGCCGACAACCCGCAGGGCAACCTCAGCGAGGAGCAGGTGCGCTTCGCCGGCATGATCCACGGCGCCGGCAGCGACCTGCTCAACCTGATCAACGACATCCTCGATCTGTCCAAGGTCGAGGCCGGCATGCTCGATATCCATGTCGAGGACGTGATGCTCGCCCGCATCGAAGAGCACCTTGCCGCACTGTTCCAGCAGCAGGCGGAAAACAAGGCGCTGCGCTTTGCGATCCAGCGCGAATCCGGTGTGCCCGCCAGCCTGCAGACCGATCCACGCCGGCTCGAACAGATCCTGAAGAACCTGCTCGCCAACGCCATCAAGTTCACCGAGCAGGGCGAAGTCACGCTGACACTGGCCGCGGACAACGACGGCATCGCCTTCACCGTGGCCGATACCGGCATCGGCATCGCGCCCGAGCAACACGCCGTGATCTTCGAGGCCTTCCGCCAGGCCGATGGCACCACCAACCGCAAGTACGGCGGCACCGGGCTGGGGCTGTCGATCTCGCGCGACCTCGCTGGCCTTCTGGGCGGGCGCATCACCGTGGATAGCCAGCCGGGCAGCGGCAGCCGCTTCACGCTGTGGCTGCCTGTCGGCGCTGCGATCGGTGCGGCCGAAGCCCCCCCCGTACCGGAACCTGCGCCATTGCCGCCCGCCCCCGTGCCGGAATCCACCGGTGCGAGCTTTGCCGACGATCGCCACAACCTGCCCGAGCAGGGCCGGCTGATGCTGGTGATCGAGGACGACGAGCGCTTTGCCGGCATCCTTTACCAGTTGGCACGCGAGCGTGGCTTTTCCTGCCTGGTGGCGCTGACCGCACATGAAGGCGTGGCACTGGCACGGCAACACGCGCCACATGCCATCCTGCTCGACCTCAAGCTGCCGGACCAGAGCGGCATGACCGTGCTGGAGCAGTTGAAGGAAGACCCGCGCACCCGCCATATCCCGACCCATGTCGTCTCCAGCCTGGACCGGGGCGATGCCGCGCTCTACATGGGGGCCATCGGTTACCTCGCCAAGCCGGCCGCCCGCGCCGACCTGCTGGCGGTGTTCGAGCGGCTGGAGGACAAGCTCGCGCAGAAGATCAAGCACGTGCTGCTGGTCGAGGACGACGCGATGCAGCGCGAGAGCATCACCCGCCTGATCGCCGATCCCGAAGTGGAAATCACCGGCGTGGCCTACGCCGAGGAAGCG
This region of Chitinolyticbacter meiyuanensis genomic DNA includes:
- a CDS encoding response regulator, translated to MREGRPQWVELPEAGYLPVSSALGEIGPCRLLLIPVQDAGIPIGVAELGFVGDVPVQALELATLAAEDLAAALKAARYREQLRTTLDETQQLNEELQTQQEELRTANEELEEQSRALRETQSRLENQQAELERNNEQLAEQSERLQQQKDFLNERNVALRDTQRQLEDRAGELQRASQYKSEFLANMSHELRTPLNSALIFAKLLADNPQGNLSEEQVRFAGMIHGAGSDLLNLINDILDLSKVEAGMLDIHVEDVMLARIEEHLAALFQQQAENKALRFAIQRESGVPASLQTDPRRLEQILKNLLANAIKFTEQGEVTLTLAADNDGIAFTVADTGIGIAPEQHAVIFEAFRQADGTTNRKYGGTGLGLSISRDLAGLLGGRITVDSQPGSGSRFTLWLPVGAAIGAAEAPPVPEPAPLPPAPVPESTGASFADDRHNLPEQGRLMLVIEDDERFAGILYQLARERGFSCLVALTAHEGVALARQHAPHAILLDLKLPDQSGMTVLEQLKEDPRTRHIPTHVVSSLDRGDAALYMGAIGYLAKPAARADLLAVFERLEDKLAQKIKHVLLVEDDAMQRESITRLIADPEVEITGVAYAEEALQLLRERVFDCMVIDLTLPDMPGTELLQRMAGELYSFPPVIVYTGRSLSRDEESALRRYSHSIIIKGARSPERLLDEVTLFLHQVETELPPERQRMLQAARNRDRAFDGATLLVVDDDVRNIFALTSALEMKGAQVVVARNGHEALDQLDARPDIDLVLMDIMMPEMDGYQAMREIRQQPRFADLPIIAVTAKAMRDDQERCIAAGANDYLAKPIDLDALVSLVRVWISRPGRSL